A region from the Osmerus eperlanus chromosome 11, fOsmEpe2.1, whole genome shotgun sequence genome encodes:
- the bicra gene encoding BRD4-interacting chromatin-remodeling complex-associated protein isoform X2, with translation MVLSFLPVVGSCMEARARLSWRPRAACTSIVSVDMDDEDGRCLLDVICDPQALNDFLHGSETHLDTDDLLDGSSDPSSSFFSTAGDHVPEIQPAVQLSVSEPPGLPRVSVDLDFLEDDDILGGSPGGGEGGSNGIGTNHEPCDILQQSLAEANITEQSLQEAEEELDLGSFGIPGLAQVVQTLPDASLSGAGGTAVGVGIGVGVGGAIFPGPGPSITATPPNATADMLGSVLAHQGLQLQSQVMNKAISVQPFMQQVGLGNVTLQPISSLQALPNGSQSGHLGIGQIQVVGQPTVMTINQSGQPILAKAMGGYQLHQPGPEAAGAGTQAGLGGSVLSSGGGLLIQGGKATLGSPALNGPAVCVSSSTSSSSSTMTTPAGLVGFGNTPLSTGLGPQAQAQGQIMQIIQRTPTPIQPKPPQGGAIQPKIFKQQPQQQQQPVPHPLQNDANKALGVQQVPVSAAQNVAFLTGKPGSNVVLSTQAASQGPQFQQTLFKQQGAHTSGKPLSVHLLNQSGSIVIPSQTVLQGQNHQFLLPQLQAGGQILTQHPGGHIITSQGPGGQLIANQILAANQNINLSQVLASQGHPGTAHILSGHIQLQPGQMGHPTLFQMPVTIAQTQTQTHPVTGHAQTVIQGMPIQNSLAMLSQVEGLSPAVSLQPALQPQAGGVPSSSGAAVMAQGQPGESITVLGSTTEQAAHPSSVAVSVPSSSPSLSVSTSSSVSAMGLGQAQHSPGRVLFTPQGSSMILSQESLQMFLQQDQRQQTENDCTPSVGIPASVIVSSSTSDLAPSGHDGLISEAQVGHSLCPSPGPTHMATVVKQVPPTGHPQPLRIQSMSPSQPLATHTAPPPLADSPQPSHSPLTLGQHIQSPHHHQQHQQHQQPRPPSQPQAQAQTPSRSCTPSSLPPLFIVHNQLPGSPQPAPQPQQQQQQHPPPAHIQVQLQLQPQARPPSQPAPFQPDMPPASCSPKPPQAPPPAQFQFAAPPLSTVVKAQVPLQGLTAEQQHHLQLVAAQLQTLSTITQPSPQQKQLLEKLHQVQQNILLQAKQLPFGSQQDVPVAPGVTSAASAGTPLQLPPLLQQTSVLVKTPITASNDLQVFSGSQGPCGPVNQVVTPASLTQSVQTTTLKMPFCMEPSKEARMLEQLRKQQGSVLYPDQSAPFRSFEDTLHRLLPYHLYQGTASSPHDYRRVDDEFESVSSQLLKRTQAMIDKYRHLLFEESKRLGPSAEMVMIDRMFIQEEKIALGQDRVLAKERPEEYVANSRILESVSAVSSQHPPPAALSSGRAGFTATEPPTVPTGSTPTPAPPVPPPAPAPAPSTTPAPAPPPSHFPSTKLVIKQGGGGASVSWSSSCSPAPGPGVKPPAAEAARQSSSFSRAPPPSSSYSSSRLADDDDALPQRTSKPPIKTYEARRRIGLKLKIKQEAGFSKVVHNTALDPVHTQPQHNTHSQPQPQPQPQPQPQPLAKASPAAPSITTVIRTPPTTCSAASSSTTSVETTQSNLTQRGEAPPSAARPPSSSSSHPWSSSTPSSTPSMAQMNGTLEHHDVSGVKRNPASTATPPQTTCRLPLRKTYRENISPRVRPGVPGGGGDSLPYPRPVSSPPKPQTPSSPSASDRTVIASVKLENRGSREASHPHAEPGLEGGRLGNSVDALGHVFAPGVKAPLQPQRRSDREEEEEEARHADPGADAGKYKRVSSKNRQREGGPFRMDQHAPGPPSPAESSFARDSSLPAKRCKSDSPDMDNASFSSGSPPDESLTDHLQSAIDSILNLQQGPSTRQGSKSGSSRSHHQRPGASGASSHRPSVPPSSSSSSSASLATGRGHNGSLVPQTHSR, from the exons ATGGTCCTCAGTTTCCTGCCTGTAGTTGGGTCCTGTATGGAAGCCCGTGCGAGGCTGTCCTGGAGACCCCGCGCTGCCTGCACCTCAATCGTCTCGG TTGACATGGATGATGAAGACGGCAGGTGCCTGCTAGATGTAATTTG TGACCCTCAAGCACTCAACGACTTTCTTCATGGATCAGAGACCCAT ctgGACACTGATGACCTTTTGGATGGCTCAAGTGACCCCTCAAGCTCGTTCTTCTCTACTGCTGGG GACCATGTTCCCGAGATCCAGCCGGCCGTCCAGCTGTCTGTCAGCGAGCCGCCAGGCCTGCCCAGAGTCAGCGTGGACCTGGACTTCCTGGAGGACGATGACATCCTGGGCGGCTCTCCGGGTGGCGGGGAAGGCGGGAGCAACGGCATCGGGACCAATCACGAGCCGTGTGACATCCTGCAGCAGAGCCTGGCGGAGGCCAATATCACAGAGCAGAGCCTGCAGGAGGCCGAGGAAGAGCTGGACCTGGGATCCTTTGGCATACCGGGCCTGGCACAGGTGGTCCAGACTCTACCGGATGCCAGCCtgtctggggctgggggcacTGCAGTCGGTGTAGGAATAGGAGTAGGTGTCGGGGGAGCGATCTTCCCGGGGCCAGGCCCTAGTatcactgccacacctcccaaTGCCACGGCTGACATGCTGGGATCAGTCCTGGCTCATCAGGGCCTACAGCTCCAGTCCCAGGTCATGAACAAGGCTATAAGTGTTCAGCCCTTCATGCAGCAAGTAGGCCTTGGAAATGTAACTCTTCAACCGATTTCAAGTCTCCAAGCTCTTCCTAATGGGAGTCAGTCTGGACATTTGGGCATCGGACAGATACAAGTAGTGGGTCAGCCCACTGTTATGACTATAAACCAGTCTGGGCAGCCTATCCTGGCCAAAGCCATGGGTGGCTACCAGCTGCACCAGCCGGGGCCTGAGGCTGCCGGCGCAGGGACGCAGGCGGGGCTCGGAGGATCCGTCCTGAGCTCTGGAGGGGGACTTTTGATCCAAGGGGGCAAAGCCACTCTGGGATCTCCTGCTTTAAACGGACCTGCGGTATGCgtcagcagcagcaccagcagcagcagcagcactatGACGACTCCTGCTGGCCTCGTGGGCTTCGGCAATACCCCCCTGAGCACGGGGCTCGGACCCCAGGCACAAGCGCAAGGTCAAATCATGCAGATCATCCAACGCACTCCGACCCCCATCCAACCCAAACCCCCCCAAGGGGGAGCCATCCAACCCAAAATCTTCAAGCAGCagccgcagcagcagcagcagccagtgCCCCATCCCCTGCAAAACGATGCCAACAAGGCTCTAGGGGTGCAGCAAGTCCCAGTTTCCGCTGCTCAGAATGTAGCCTTTCTGACGGGCAAGCCAGGCTCTAATGTTGTCCTGAGCACACAGGCTGCGTCTCAGGGCCCCCAGTTCCAACAGACCCTGTTCAAGCAGCAAGGAGCCCACACGTCAGGCAAGCCTCTCAGTGTGCACTTGTTGAATCAATCGGGTAGCATCGTTATTCCCTCCCAGACGGTTCTGCAGGGTCAGAACCATCAGTTCCTGCTGCCTCAGTTGCAGGCAGGGGGCCAGATCTTGACCCAGCACCCTGGTGGCCACATCATCACCAGCCAGGGCCCCGGAGGGCAGCTCATCGCCAACCAGATCCTCGCTGCCAACCAGAACATCAACCTGAGCCAGGTGTTGGCCTCGCAGGGGCACCCTGGCACCGCCCACATCCTCTCTGGACACATCCAGCTGCAGCCCGGCCAGATGGGTCACCCCACTCTCTTCCAGATGCCTGTCACGATagcccagacccagacacagACCCACCCTGTCACGGGCCATGCCCAGACTGTTATCCAGGGCATGCCCATCCAGAACTCCCTGGCCATGCTGAGCCAGGTGGAGGGCCTGAGCCCGGCCGTCAGCTTGCAGCCTGCCCTGCAGCCCCAGGCGGGGGGAGTCCCCAGCAGCAGCGGAGCGGCCGTCATGGCCCAGGGCCAGCCCGGGGAGAGCATCACCGTGCTGGGGAGCACCACAGAGCAGGCTGCTCATCCCTCCTCCGTGGCCGTGTCGGTCCCCTCGTCCTCTCCGTCCTTGTCTGTGTCCACCTCGTCCTCCGTGAGTGCCATGGGGCTGGGCCAGGCCCAGCACAGCCCAGGCAGGGTGCTGTTCACCCCCCAGGGCTCGAGCATGATCCTGAGCCAAGAGTCCCTGCAAATGTTCCTGCAACAG GACCAGCGCCAGCAAACAGAGAATGACTGCACCCCCTCTGTGGGCATACCAGCGTCTGTTATCGTCAGCAGCAGCACCTCTGATCTGGCCCCCTCAGGCCATGACGGCCTCATATCTGAGGCTCAGGTGGGCCAcagcctctgcccctcccctggccccacCCACATGGCAACAGTGGTAAAGCAG GTTCCTCCCACTGGTCACCCACAGCCCCTGCGAATCCAGAGCATGTCCCCCTCTCAGCCCCTGGCCAcgcacacagccccccctccactggCAGACAGCCCCCAGCCTTCCCACTCCCCGCTCACCCTGGGTCAGCACATCCAGTCCCcgcaccaccaccagcagcaccagcagcaccagcagccccgccccccgtctcagccccaggcccaggcccagactcCATCTCGCTCCtgcacaccctcctccctcccccctctcttcatcgTCCACAACCAGctccccgggtccccccagccagcccctcagccccagcagcagcagcagcagcacccccCGCCGGCTCACATCCAGGTCCAGCTCCAGCTGCAGCCCCAGGCTCGACCGCCCTCGCAGCCCGCTCCCTTCCAGCCCGACATGCCTCCCGCCTCCTGCTCCCCCaagcccccccaggcccctcctccGGCCCAGTTCCAGTTCGCGGCGCCCCCCCTCAGCACTGTGGTGAAGGCCCAGGTGCCTCTTCAGGGGCTGACCGCCGAGCAGcaacaccacctccagctggtaGCGGCTCAGCTCCAGACGCTGTCCACCATCACCCAGCCCTCGCCTCAGCAGAAGCAGCTACTGGAGAAGCTGCACCAG gTGCAGCAGAACATTCTCCTACAGGCCAAGCAGCTTCCGTTTGGCTCCCAGCAAGATGTGCCTGTCGCTCCGGGTGTGACATCAGCAGCCAGCGCTGGCACACCTCTCCAGCTCCCCCCACTTCTGCAACAGACATCAGTGCTCGTCAAGACCCCTATCACAG CATCCAACGACCTGCAGGTATTCTCAGGATCCCAAGGACCCTGTGGGCCAGTTAACCAGGTGGTTACTCCAGCCAGCCTTACACAATCTGTACAG ACGACAACTTTGAAGATGCCTTTCTGCATGGAGCCCAGCAAGGAAGCCAG gatgctGGAGCAGCTTAGGAAGCAGCAGGGGTCTGTTCTGTATCCAGACCAAAGCGCTCCGTTCCGCTCCTTCGAGGACACTCTGCACAGACTGCTGCCTTATCACCTCTACCAGGGCACCGCGTCCTCCCCCCACGACTACCGCAGAG tggACGATGAGTTTGAGAGCGTCTCCAGTCAACTCCTGAAGCGAACGCAGGCGATGATCGACAAGTACCGCCACCTGCTCTTCGAGGAATCCAAA AGGCTGGGTCCCTCGGCAGAGATGGTGATGATCGACCGGATGTTCATCCAGGAGGAGAAGATCGCCCTGGGTCAGGACAGGGTTCTGGCCAAGGAGAGACCAG aggagTATGTTGCCAACTCGCGCATATTGGAGAGTGTGTCTGCCGTGTCCTCCCAGCACCCCCCGCCTGCTGCCCTCAGCTCTGGGAGGGCTGGATTTACTGCAACAGAGCCACCTACCGTGCCCACGGGATCTACCCCAACGCCTGCTCCCCCggtcccccccccagcccctgcccccgcccccagcACGACCCCCGCCCCGGCACCGCCCCCATCCCACTTCCCCTCCACCAAGCTGGTGAtaaagcagggtggagggggggcttcGGTGTCCTGGTCCAGTAGCTGCTCTCCGGCCCCTGGTCCAGGGGTCAAACCCCCCGCGGCTGAGGCTGCCAGGCAGAGCTCATCCTTCAGCCGCGCCCCGCCTCCCTCGtcgtcctactcctcctcccgaTTGGCCGATGACGACGACGCTCTCCCTCAGCGAACTAGCAAACCGCCCATCAAGACCTACGAGGCCCGCCGACGAATCGGCTTGAAGCTGAAGATCAAACAGGAGGCGGGCTTTAGCAAGGTGGTCCACAACACCGCCTTGGACCCGGTCCACACTCAGCCCCAACACAACACCcattcccagccccagcctcaaccccagcctcaaccccagcctcaacccctagCGAAGGCCAGCCCCGCAGCCCCTTCCATCACTACTGTGATCAGGACTCCTCCCACAACTTGTAGTGCTGCTTCCTCGTCAACGACCTCTGTCGAAACCACACAATCCAACCTCACCCAGCGAGGCGAGGCTCCCCCCAGCGctgcccgccccccctcctcctcctcctcccacccctggtcttcctccaccccctcctccaccccctccatggCTCAGATGAACGGGACTTTAGAGCACCACGACGTCAGCGGAGTCAAACGCAACCCCGCCTCCACGGCGACCCCGCCCCAGACCACGTGTCGCCTGCCTCTACGGAAGACCTACCGGGAGAACATCAGCCCCCGCGTCCGTCCGGGGGtaccggggggagggggcgacAGCCTGCCTTACCCCaggcctgtctcctctccccccaaacCCCAGACGCCATCCTCCCCCTCGGCCTCGGACAGGACTGTGATAGCCAGTGTGAAGCTGGAGAACAGAGGCAGCAGGGAGGCCTCTCACCCACACGCTGAGCCAGGCCTcgagggggggaggctggggaactCGGTCGACGCCCTGGGCCACGTCTTCGCCCCCGGCGTCAAAGCCCCCCTGCAGCCTCAGCGGCGCtccgacagggaggaggaggaggaggaggcgaggcATGCGGACCCTGGTGCTGACGCGGGGAAGTACAAGAGGGTCAGCAGTAAAAACAGACAGAGGGAAGGCGGGCCGTTTCGGATGGACCAGCACGCCCCCGGGCCGCCCTCCCCGGCAGAGTCGTCCTTCGCCAGGGACTCTTCGCTTCCTGCCAAACGCTGCAAGTCCGATTCCCCCGACATGGACAACGCCAGCTTCTCCAGCGGCAGCCCGCCCGACGAGTCTCTGACCGACCACCTGCAGAGTGCCATCGACAGCATCCTCAACCTGCAGCAGGGGCCGTCCACCCGCCAGGGCAGTAAAAGTGGCAGCTCCCGGTCCCACCACCAGCGGCCAGGCGCCTCAGGGGCCTCGTCCCACAGACCCTCAGtccccccctcgtcctcctcgtcgtcGTCCGCCTCCCTGGCCACCGGTCGCGGTCACAACGGCAGCCTGGTGCCCCAGACTCACAGCAGATAA
- the bicra gene encoding BRD4-interacting chromatin-remodeling complex-associated protein isoform X1, with amino-acid sequence MVLSFLPVVGSCMEARARLSWRPRAACTSIVSVDMDDEDGRCLLDVICDPQALNDFLHGSETHLDTDDLLDGSSDPSSSFFSTAGDHVPEIQPAVQLSVSEPPGLPRVSVDLDFLEDDDILGGSPGGGEGGSNGIGTNHEPCDILQQSLAEANITEQSLQEAEEELDLGSFGIPGLAQVVQTLPDASLSGAGGTAVGVGIGVGVGGAIFPGPGPSITATPPNATADMLGSVLAHQGLQLQSQVMNKAISVQPFMQQVGLGNVTLQPISSLQALPNGSQSGHLGIGQIQVVGQPTVMTINQSGQPILAKAMGGYQLHQPGPEAAGAGTQAGLGGSVLSSGGGLLIQGGKATLGSPALNGPAVCVSSSTSSSSSTMTTPAGLVGFGNTPLSTGLGPQAQAQGQIMQIIQRTPTPIQPKPPQGGAIQPKIFKQQPQQQQQPVPHPLQNDANKALGVQQVPVSAAQNVAFLTGKPGSNVVLSTQAASQGPQFQQTLFKQQGAHTSGKPLSVHLLNQSGSIVIPSQTVLQGQNHQFLLPQLQAGGQILTQHPGGHIITSQGPGGQLIANQILAANQNINLSQVLASQGHPGTAHILSGHIQLQPGQMGHPTLFQMPVTIAQTQTQTHPVTGHAQTVIQGMPIQNSLAMLSQVEGLSPAVSLQPALQPQAGGVPSSSGAAVMAQGQPGESITVLGSTTEQAAHPSSVAVSVPSSSPSLSVSTSSSVSAMGLGQAQHSPGRVLFTPQGSSMILSQESLQMFLQQDQRQQTENDCTPSVGIPASVIVSSSTSDLAPSGHDGLISEAQVGHSLCPSPGPTHMATVVKQVPPTGHPQPLRIQSMSPSQPLATHTAPPPLADSPQPSHSPLTLGQHIQSPHHHQQHQQHQQPRPPSQPQAQAQTPSRSCTPSSLPPLFIVHNQLPGSPQPAPQPQQQQQQHPPPAHIQVQLQLQPQARPPSQPAPFQPDMPPASCSPKPPQAPPPAQFQFAAPPLSTVVKAQVPLQGLTAEQQHHLQLVAAQLQTLSTITQPSPQQKQLLEKLHQVQQNILLQAKQLPFGSQQDVPVAPGVTSAASAGTPLQLPPLLQQTSVLVKTPITASNDLQVFSGSQGPCGPVNQVVTPASLTQSVQTTTLKMPFCMEPSKEARMLEQLRKQQGSVLYPDQSAPFRSFEDTLHRLLPYHLYQGTASSPHDYRRVDDEFESVSSQLLKRTQAMIDKYRHLLFEESKQRLGPSAEMVMIDRMFIQEEKIALGQDRVLAKERPEEYVANSRILESVSAVSSQHPPPAALSSGRAGFTATEPPTVPTGSTPTPAPPVPPPAPAPAPSTTPAPAPPPSHFPSTKLVIKQGGGGASVSWSSSCSPAPGPGVKPPAAEAARQSSSFSRAPPPSSSYSSSRLADDDDALPQRTSKPPIKTYEARRRIGLKLKIKQEAGFSKVVHNTALDPVHTQPQHNTHSQPQPQPQPQPQPQPLAKASPAAPSITTVIRTPPTTCSAASSSTTSVETTQSNLTQRGEAPPSAARPPSSSSSHPWSSSTPSSTPSMAQMNGTLEHHDVSGVKRNPASTATPPQTTCRLPLRKTYRENISPRVRPGVPGGGGDSLPYPRPVSSPPKPQTPSSPSASDRTVIASVKLENRGSREASHPHAEPGLEGGRLGNSVDALGHVFAPGVKAPLQPQRRSDREEEEEEARHADPGADAGKYKRVSSKNRQREGGPFRMDQHAPGPPSPAESSFARDSSLPAKRCKSDSPDMDNASFSSGSPPDESLTDHLQSAIDSILNLQQGPSTRQGSKSGSSRSHHQRPGASGASSHRPSVPPSSSSSSSASLATGRGHNGSLVPQTHSR; translated from the exons ATGGTCCTCAGTTTCCTGCCTGTAGTTGGGTCCTGTATGGAAGCCCGTGCGAGGCTGTCCTGGAGACCCCGCGCTGCCTGCACCTCAATCGTCTCGG TTGACATGGATGATGAAGACGGCAGGTGCCTGCTAGATGTAATTTG TGACCCTCAAGCACTCAACGACTTTCTTCATGGATCAGAGACCCAT ctgGACACTGATGACCTTTTGGATGGCTCAAGTGACCCCTCAAGCTCGTTCTTCTCTACTGCTGGG GACCATGTTCCCGAGATCCAGCCGGCCGTCCAGCTGTCTGTCAGCGAGCCGCCAGGCCTGCCCAGAGTCAGCGTGGACCTGGACTTCCTGGAGGACGATGACATCCTGGGCGGCTCTCCGGGTGGCGGGGAAGGCGGGAGCAACGGCATCGGGACCAATCACGAGCCGTGTGACATCCTGCAGCAGAGCCTGGCGGAGGCCAATATCACAGAGCAGAGCCTGCAGGAGGCCGAGGAAGAGCTGGACCTGGGATCCTTTGGCATACCGGGCCTGGCACAGGTGGTCCAGACTCTACCGGATGCCAGCCtgtctggggctgggggcacTGCAGTCGGTGTAGGAATAGGAGTAGGTGTCGGGGGAGCGATCTTCCCGGGGCCAGGCCCTAGTatcactgccacacctcccaaTGCCACGGCTGACATGCTGGGATCAGTCCTGGCTCATCAGGGCCTACAGCTCCAGTCCCAGGTCATGAACAAGGCTATAAGTGTTCAGCCCTTCATGCAGCAAGTAGGCCTTGGAAATGTAACTCTTCAACCGATTTCAAGTCTCCAAGCTCTTCCTAATGGGAGTCAGTCTGGACATTTGGGCATCGGACAGATACAAGTAGTGGGTCAGCCCACTGTTATGACTATAAACCAGTCTGGGCAGCCTATCCTGGCCAAAGCCATGGGTGGCTACCAGCTGCACCAGCCGGGGCCTGAGGCTGCCGGCGCAGGGACGCAGGCGGGGCTCGGAGGATCCGTCCTGAGCTCTGGAGGGGGACTTTTGATCCAAGGGGGCAAAGCCACTCTGGGATCTCCTGCTTTAAACGGACCTGCGGTATGCgtcagcagcagcaccagcagcagcagcagcactatGACGACTCCTGCTGGCCTCGTGGGCTTCGGCAATACCCCCCTGAGCACGGGGCTCGGACCCCAGGCACAAGCGCAAGGTCAAATCATGCAGATCATCCAACGCACTCCGACCCCCATCCAACCCAAACCCCCCCAAGGGGGAGCCATCCAACCCAAAATCTTCAAGCAGCagccgcagcagcagcagcagccagtgCCCCATCCCCTGCAAAACGATGCCAACAAGGCTCTAGGGGTGCAGCAAGTCCCAGTTTCCGCTGCTCAGAATGTAGCCTTTCTGACGGGCAAGCCAGGCTCTAATGTTGTCCTGAGCACACAGGCTGCGTCTCAGGGCCCCCAGTTCCAACAGACCCTGTTCAAGCAGCAAGGAGCCCACACGTCAGGCAAGCCTCTCAGTGTGCACTTGTTGAATCAATCGGGTAGCATCGTTATTCCCTCCCAGACGGTTCTGCAGGGTCAGAACCATCAGTTCCTGCTGCCTCAGTTGCAGGCAGGGGGCCAGATCTTGACCCAGCACCCTGGTGGCCACATCATCACCAGCCAGGGCCCCGGAGGGCAGCTCATCGCCAACCAGATCCTCGCTGCCAACCAGAACATCAACCTGAGCCAGGTGTTGGCCTCGCAGGGGCACCCTGGCACCGCCCACATCCTCTCTGGACACATCCAGCTGCAGCCCGGCCAGATGGGTCACCCCACTCTCTTCCAGATGCCTGTCACGATagcccagacccagacacagACCCACCCTGTCACGGGCCATGCCCAGACTGTTATCCAGGGCATGCCCATCCAGAACTCCCTGGCCATGCTGAGCCAGGTGGAGGGCCTGAGCCCGGCCGTCAGCTTGCAGCCTGCCCTGCAGCCCCAGGCGGGGGGAGTCCCCAGCAGCAGCGGAGCGGCCGTCATGGCCCAGGGCCAGCCCGGGGAGAGCATCACCGTGCTGGGGAGCACCACAGAGCAGGCTGCTCATCCCTCCTCCGTGGCCGTGTCGGTCCCCTCGTCCTCTCCGTCCTTGTCTGTGTCCACCTCGTCCTCCGTGAGTGCCATGGGGCTGGGCCAGGCCCAGCACAGCCCAGGCAGGGTGCTGTTCACCCCCCAGGGCTCGAGCATGATCCTGAGCCAAGAGTCCCTGCAAATGTTCCTGCAACAG GACCAGCGCCAGCAAACAGAGAATGACTGCACCCCCTCTGTGGGCATACCAGCGTCTGTTATCGTCAGCAGCAGCACCTCTGATCTGGCCCCCTCAGGCCATGACGGCCTCATATCTGAGGCTCAGGTGGGCCAcagcctctgcccctcccctggccccacCCACATGGCAACAGTGGTAAAGCAG GTTCCTCCCACTGGTCACCCACAGCCCCTGCGAATCCAGAGCATGTCCCCCTCTCAGCCCCTGGCCAcgcacacagccccccctccactggCAGACAGCCCCCAGCCTTCCCACTCCCCGCTCACCCTGGGTCAGCACATCCAGTCCCcgcaccaccaccagcagcaccagcagcaccagcagccccgccccccgtctcagccccaggcccaggcccagactcCATCTCGCTCCtgcacaccctcctccctcccccctctcttcatcgTCCACAACCAGctccccgggtccccccagccagcccctcagccccagcagcagcagcagcagcacccccCGCCGGCTCACATCCAGGTCCAGCTCCAGCTGCAGCCCCAGGCTCGACCGCCCTCGCAGCCCGCTCCCTTCCAGCCCGACATGCCTCCCGCCTCCTGCTCCCCCaagcccccccaggcccctcctccGGCCCAGTTCCAGTTCGCGGCGCCCCCCCTCAGCACTGTGGTGAAGGCCCAGGTGCCTCTTCAGGGGCTGACCGCCGAGCAGcaacaccacctccagctggtaGCGGCTCAGCTCCAGACGCTGTCCACCATCACCCAGCCCTCGCCTCAGCAGAAGCAGCTACTGGAGAAGCTGCACCAG gTGCAGCAGAACATTCTCCTACAGGCCAAGCAGCTTCCGTTTGGCTCCCAGCAAGATGTGCCTGTCGCTCCGGGTGTGACATCAGCAGCCAGCGCTGGCACACCTCTCCAGCTCCCCCCACTTCTGCAACAGACATCAGTGCTCGTCAAGACCCCTATCACAG CATCCAACGACCTGCAGGTATTCTCAGGATCCCAAGGACCCTGTGGGCCAGTTAACCAGGTGGTTACTCCAGCCAGCCTTACACAATCTGTACAG ACGACAACTTTGAAGATGCCTTTCTGCATGGAGCCCAGCAAGGAAGCCAG gatgctGGAGCAGCTTAGGAAGCAGCAGGGGTCTGTTCTGTATCCAGACCAAAGCGCTCCGTTCCGCTCCTTCGAGGACACTCTGCACAGACTGCTGCCTTATCACCTCTACCAGGGCACCGCGTCCTCCCCCCACGACTACCGCAGAG tggACGATGAGTTTGAGAGCGTCTCCAGTCAACTCCTGAAGCGAACGCAGGCGATGATCGACAAGTACCGCCACCTGCTCTTCGAGGAATCCAAA CAGAGGCTGGGTCCCTCGGCAGAGATGGTGATGATCGACCGGATGTTCATCCAGGAGGAGAAGATCGCCCTGGGTCAGGACAGGGTTCTGGCCAAGGAGAGACCAG aggagTATGTTGCCAACTCGCGCATATTGGAGAGTGTGTCTGCCGTGTCCTCCCAGCACCCCCCGCCTGCTGCCCTCAGCTCTGGGAGGGCTGGATTTACTGCAACAGAGCCACCTACCGTGCCCACGGGATCTACCCCAACGCCTGCTCCCCCggtcccccccccagcccctgcccccgcccccagcACGACCCCCGCCCCGGCACCGCCCCCATCCCACTTCCCCTCCACCAAGCTGGTGAtaaagcagggtggagggggggcttcGGTGTCCTGGTCCAGTAGCTGCTCTCCGGCCCCTGGTCCAGGGGTCAAACCCCCCGCGGCTGAGGCTGCCAGGCAGAGCTCATCCTTCAGCCGCGCCCCGCCTCCCTCGtcgtcctactcctcctcccgaTTGGCCGATGACGACGACGCTCTCCCTCAGCGAACTAGCAAACCGCCCATCAAGACCTACGAGGCCCGCCGACGAATCGGCTTGAAGCTGAAGATCAAACAGGAGGCGGGCTTTAGCAAGGTGGTCCACAACACCGCCTTGGACCCGGTCCACACTCAGCCCCAACACAACACCcattcccagccccagcctcaaccccagcctcaaccccagcctcaacccctagCGAAGGCCAGCCCCGCAGCCCCTTCCATCACTACTGTGATCAGGACTCCTCCCACAACTTGTAGTGCTGCTTCCTCGTCAACGACCTCTGTCGAAACCACACAATCCAACCTCACCCAGCGAGGCGAGGCTCCCCCCAGCGctgcccgccccccctcctcctcctcctcccacccctggtcttcctccaccccctcctccaccccctccatggCTCAGATGAACGGGACTTTAGAGCACCACGACGTCAGCGGAGTCAAACGCAACCCCGCCTCCACGGCGACCCCGCCCCAGACCACGTGTCGCCTGCCTCTACGGAAGACCTACCGGGAGAACATCAGCCCCCGCGTCCGTCCGGGGGtaccggggggagggggcgacAGCCTGCCTTACCCCaggcctgtctcctctccccccaaacCCCAGACGCCATCCTCCCCCTCGGCCTCGGACAGGACTGTGATAGCCAGTGTGAAGCTGGAGAACAGAGGCAGCAGGGAGGCCTCTCACCCACACGCTGAGCCAGGCCTcgagggggggaggctggggaactCGGTCGACGCCCTGGGCCACGTCTTCGCCCCCGGCGTCAAAGCCCCCCTGCAGCCTCAGCGGCGCtccgacagggaggaggaggaggaggaggcgaggcATGCGGACCCTGGTGCTGACGCGGGGAAGTACAAGAGGGTCAGCAGTAAAAACAGACAGAGGGAAGGCGGGCCGTTTCGGATGGACCAGCACGCCCCCGGGCCGCCCTCCCCGGCAGAGTCGTCCTTCGCCAGGGACTCTTCGCTTCCTGCCAAACGCTGCAAGTCCGATTCCCCCGACATGGACAACGCCAGCTTCTCCAGCGGCAGCCCGCCCGACGAGTCTCTGACCGACCACCTGCAGAGTGCCATCGACAGCATCCTCAACCTGCAGCAGGGGCCGTCCACCCGCCAGGGCAGTAAAAGTGGCAGCTCCCGGTCCCACCACCAGCGGCCAGGCGCCTCAGGGGCCTCGTCCCACAGACCCTCAGtccccccctcgtcctcctcgtcgtcGTCCGCCTCCCTGGCCACCGGTCGCGGTCACAACGGCAGCCTGGTGCCCCAGACTCACAGCAGATAA